One part of the Treponema peruense genome encodes these proteins:
- a CDS encoding type II toxin-antitoxin system VapC family toxin, producing the protein MKFLVDAQTIYDFFNGKTELFHFFEDTENIYVSVISQGELYSKTEKITKKQEYFRFASDFCHLLHILDVDEPIAIEYSKLKQKYPDLEQNKLWLCATAITRDLIIVSQDKDYLKVKEIVVKIINT; encoded by the coding sequence ATGAAATTTCTTGTAGACGCTCAAACGATTTATGATTTTTTTAACGGAAAAACAGAACTTTTTCATTTTTTTGAAGATACAGAAAATATTTATGTTTCTGTAATTTCTCAAGGGGAACTTTACAGTAAAACAGAAAAAATAACAAAAAAACAGGAATATTTTAGATTTGCTTCTGATTTTTGCCATTTACTGCACATTCTTGATGTTGACGAACCAATCGCAATCGAATATTCAAAATTAAAACAAAAATATCCCGATTTGGAACAAAATAAACTTTGGCTTTGTGCAACCGCAATAACAAGAGATTTAATTATAGTCAGTCAGGATAAAGACTATTTAAAAGTTAAAGAAATTGTCGTTAAGATAATTAACACGTAA
- a CDS encoding DNA translocase FtsK, producing the protein MTKKEKTAALVAGIALFVTAAVFTISIFLGVFDYGTSGNFLAGFGRMLVSVYGFCSALIPAFFFTAGVFCFSAKWSLSRALCLAISVIPFITMFSAERTSRLIARADVSPIAALKIITLMVMAILLVVLEYLLTVMIASRISSGKSLTKAALELALSLKNHTKNAVHKNSERKNKTAVQKTDAKVPAKEEPAPEKPLPLSNEDATVSEAKLYDEDIWSIDDEGNVKEQESAFVQNGAPVNEVTPAFEEDSADDRDIIDEFESENMINVQSVAEEDVQDEKSDKDAEGGAEDNADSYEDTVSLQDSTFPDEEMPFDDDEFLTEDEEEDYPELMNDGEEDVQDESTDEDVSESGSIIEDNFNIEDNEPSEDTDGFETVSDAEDDDYDIEDDLEDNTEEIGENSQDAGFGVESEEENADVLPSADTVLKLPAPEPNPQTRSMVSALDEVFSRMDDDARRAALNSSTKTESERIDPTAPPVVDSNGQPIAVTTDAQGNTTPVKIPPKRRVKHGPYKISTELLTAYDENPYWIIDDDTKKAAQNLKETLREFKIEAEVVGIRKGPVVTMFEILPARGINVRKIVGLQDNIALRLAASSVRIVAPIPGKSAVGIEIPNSNRAIVSFRECIEKNTPEWKKMAVPVILGKDIQGETQIMDLVKTPHLLIAGSTGSGKSVCVNSMILSILYKRSPNEVKLILIDPKIVELKLYNGIPHLLTPVITDPKRAMQALQYCLCEMERRYALLDSLGCRDISSYNRKIVEQHIATEKIPYLIVVIDEFADLMATTGKQLESVVARLAAMSRAVGIHLVLATQRPSIDVITGLIKANIPSRVAFMVASKMDSRIIIDQVGAEKLLGKGDMLYASATDPFPVRIQGAFISDQEVEDVVDAVKEWGEPEYIDDEIFVDDDDDENSDQMSLFSGDGEDPLYEKALQIVVQAGKASASYIQRRLKIGYNRAARLVEDMEDRGIVGPANGSKPREIIHMP; encoded by the coding sequence TTGACTACGGCACTTCCGGCAATTTTCTGGCAGGTTTTGGAAGAATGCTGGTTTCTGTGTACGGGTTCTGTTCAGCCCTTATTCCTGCTTTCTTTTTTACTGCCGGCGTTTTTTGTTTTTCTGCAAAATGGTCGCTTTCACGCGCGCTCTGTCTTGCAATAAGTGTAATTCCTTTTATTACAATGTTTTCTGCGGAACGTACTTCACGCCTTATAGCCCGTGCCGATGTTAGTCCGATTGCGGCCCTTAAAATAATTACGCTTATGGTGATGGCCATTCTTCTTGTGGTGCTGGAATATCTTCTTACCGTGATGATTGCTTCAAGAATAAGCAGCGGAAAGTCTTTGACAAAAGCGGCCCTTGAACTTGCTTTGTCCCTTAAGAATCATACAAAAAATGCCGTGCATAAGAATTCTGAGCGCAAAAATAAAACCGCGGTTCAGAAAACTGACGCAAAAGTTCCTGCAAAAGAAGAGCCTGCGCCAGAAAAACCGCTGCCGCTTTCAAACGAAGACGCCACTGTCAGTGAAGCAAAACTTTACGATGAAGACATCTGGTCTATTGACGACGAAGGCAATGTTAAGGAACAGGAAAGTGCCTTTGTCCAAAATGGAGCTCCTGTTAATGAAGTAACGCCTGCCTTTGAAGAAGATTCCGCAGATGACCGTGATATTATAGACGAATTTGAAAGTGAAAATATGATAAACGTTCAATCTGTTGCAGAAGAAGATGTACAGGACGAAAAGTCAGATAAAGATGCAGAAGGCGGCGCAGAAGATAATGCCGACTCTTACGAAGACACCGTTTCTTTGCAGGACAGCACTTTTCCGGATGAAGAAATGCCTTTTGATGATGACGAGTTTCTTACCGAAGATGAAGAAGAGGATTATCCTGAACTCATGAACGACGGTGAAGAAGATGTTCAGGATGAAAGCACAGATGAAGATGTCAGCGAAAGCGGTAGTATAATAGAAGATAATTTCAATATAGAAGACAATGAGCCTTCCGAAGATACAGACGGCTTTGAAACTGTTTCTGATGCGGAAGATGATGATTACGATATAGAAGATGATTTAGAAGACAATACAGAAGAAATCGGCGAAAATTCACAAGACGCTGGTTTTGGTGTTGAATCTGAAGAAGAAAATGCAGATGTTCTTCCTTCTGCAGATACTGTTTTAAAACTGCCGGCTCCAGAACCCAATCCGCAGACGCGCTCAATGGTGTCGGCACTGGACGAAGTTTTTTCACGCATGGACGATGATGCACGGCGCGCGGCTTTAAACAGCAGCACAAAGACAGAATCTGAACGCATAGACCCGACGGCGCCTCCTGTTGTAGACAGCAACGGACAGCCAATTGCGGTAACGACAGATGCGCAGGGAAACACAACGCCGGTAAAAATTCCGCCAAAACGCCGCGTTAAGCACGGTCCGTATAAAATTTCCACGGAACTTCTTACGGCATACGATGAAAATCCGTACTGGATAATCGATGACGACACTAAAAAAGCCGCGCAGAATCTTAAGGAAACGCTCAGGGAATTCAAGATAGAAGCAGAAGTCGTTGGTATAAGAAAAGGACCTGTTGTTACGATGTTCGAAATTCTTCCGGCGCGCGGAATCAACGTAAGAAAAATTGTCGGCCTGCAGGACAATATTGCTCTAAGACTTGCCGCAAGTTCTGTTCGTATAGTTGCACCCATTCCGGGTAAGAGTGCTGTGGGTATAGAAATTCCTAATTCAAACCGCGCAATTGTTTCTTTCCGCGAGTGTATAGAAAAAAATACTCCTGAATGGAAAAAAATGGCTGTTCCGGTAATTCTGGGTAAGGATATTCAGGGTGAGACGCAGATTATGGATCTTGTCAAAACACCGCACCTTCTTATTGCAGGTTCGACAGGTTCTGGAAAGTCGGTTTGTGTAAACAGCATGATTCTGAGTATTCTGTACAAGCGCAGTCCTAATGAAGTAAAGCTCATTCTTATTGACCCTAAAATTGTTGAACTTAAGCTTTACAACGGAATTCCGCATCTTTTGACGCCGGTCATTACTGACCCGAAACGCGCCATGCAGGCACTTCAGTATTGTCTTTGCGAAATGGAACGCCGCTATGCACTTTTGGACAGTCTTGGATGCCGTGATATTTCAAGTTACAACAGAAAAATTGTTGAACAGCATATTGCTACAGAAAAAATCCCGTATCTTATTGTCGTGATTGATGAGTTTGCCGACCTTATGGCAACTACCGGAAAACAGCTCGAAAGTGTTGTAGCCCGTCTTGCCGCAATGAGCCGTGCCGTAGGAATACACCTTGTTCTTGCAACCCAGCGTCCTTCTATTGACGTAATTACCGGTTTGATTAAGGCAAATATTCCCAGCCGTGTTGCGTTTATGGTTGCCAGCAAAATGGACAGCCGCATTATTATTGACCAGGTCGGTGCAGAAAAACTTCTTGGCAAGGGAGATATGCTTTATGCCAGTGCGACAGATCCGTTCCCAGTGCGTATTCAGGGTGCGTTTATAAGCGACCAGGAAGTAGAAGATGTTGTTGACGCCGTTAAGGAATGGGGTGAACCTGAATATATTGATGACGAAATCTTTGTTGATGACGATGACGATGAAAATTCAGACCAGATGTCACTGTTTAGCGGTGATGGCGAAGACCCGCTTTACGAAAAGGCGCTGCAGATTGTTGTTCAGGCCGGAAAAGCAAGTGCCAGTTACATTCAGCGCCGCCTTAAGATTGGCTACAACCGCGCCGCGCGTCTTGTAGAAGATATGGAAGACCGCGGAATTGTAGGACCTGCAAACGGAAGTAAACCGCGCGAGATTATTCATATGCCGTAA
- a CDS encoding ATP-binding cassette domain-containing protein has product MNSLIKIQDCSVQGGTKKYLDRVDWCMNAGEAWLVIGPNGGGKADFIKALSGSMQFVPNIRPANEINGGSEAPLYSSRYSDSVAVVSLEAAASLIEEERERDESEYMDKEDAGRTGRQYICEVLGGSSKKNAPLPPIAARLETMPQVKLCGIEKILDRGLRYMSTGEIRRTLLCRALLSGAGLLVLSDPFAGLDATSRAILLEFFDSIVRRQLDSSSEDSGFPRIILSMERFHEIPSAINRVIEFSNKKISFGGSREEYENVLAQRQAASEKEREVQKAAFRSELDKIRAESKIISGCKVSKPGESLIKFTDVNVGWDDHHVLENLSWEVKAGEHWCIRGPNGSGKTTILELITGDNMQVFREDIKLFGNRRGSGESIWDIKKRLGIVSYRLHVEYRMVGGTSLENTIISGFKDSIGLYETPSDFELATAKAWLNLAGFGGREKDTFSSLSYGEQRAVLILRAAVKSPSVLILDEPCHGLDEDYRDKILGLLETVASTGTTTLLHVTHDPTEVLECEKHILELHPGESPMYAILEN; this is encoded by the coding sequence ATGAATTCTTTAATTAAGATTCAGGACTGCTCGGTTCAGGGTGGAACAAAAAAATATCTTGACCGCGTAGACTGGTGCATGAACGCGGGTGAAGCATGGTTAGTCATAGGGCCAAACGGCGGCGGCAAGGCAGATTTTATAAAGGCTTTGTCGGGTAGCATGCAGTTTGTGCCGAACATTCGTCCTGCAAATGAAATAAACGGCGGCAGTGAAGCACCGCTTTATTCTTCACGCTATTCTGACAGTGTTGCCGTAGTTTCCCTCGAAGCCGCCGCCTCTCTTATAGAAGAAGAACGCGAGCGTGACGAAAGCGAATACATGGACAAAGAAGACGCCGGAAGAACAGGCCGCCAGTATATCTGCGAAGTGCTGGGTGGTTCAAGCAAAAAAAATGCACCTCTTCCGCCAATAGCAGCAAGACTTGAAACAATGCCGCAGGTTAAACTTTGCGGAATAGAAAAAATACTTGACCGCGGACTGCGCTATATGTCAACGGGCGAGATAAGGCGCACTCTTTTGTGCAGGGCGCTGCTTTCGGGTGCGGGGCTTCTTGTGCTGAGTGATCCGTTTGCAGGACTGGATGCCACATCACGCGCAATACTGTTGGAATTTTTTGACAGCATTGTGCGCCGTCAGCTGGACTCTTCTTCAGAAGATTCAGGCTTTCCCAGAATAATTTTAAGCATGGAACGCTTTCACGAAATTCCGTCTGCAATAAACCGCGTAATTGAATTCAGCAATAAAAAAATTTCTTTTGGAGGTAGCCGCGAAGAATACGAAAACGTACTTGCACAAAGGCAAGCCGCATCAGAAAAAGAAAGGGAAGTGCAGAAAGCCGCATTCCGCTCCGAACTGGACAAAATACGCGCCGAAAGCAAAATAATTTCTGGCTGCAAAGTTTCTAAACCGGGCGAAAGTCTCATTAAGTTTACAGACGTAAATGTAGGCTGGGACGACCATCACGTACTTGAAAATCTTTCGTGGGAAGTAAAAGCCGGCGAACACTGGTGTATACGCGGACCAAACGGTAGCGGAAAAACAACTATACTTGAACTCATTACCGGCGACAACATGCAGGTATTCCGCGAGGACATAAAACTTTTCGGCAACAGGCGCGGCAGTGGAGAAAGTATCTGGGACATTAAGAAAAGACTGGGAATTGTAAGTTACCGTCTTCATGTTGAATACAGAATGGTCGGCGGAACTTCACTTGAAAACACAATAATAAGCGGATTCAAGGACAGCATTGGTCTTTATGAAACGCCGTCAGATTTTGAACTTGCCACCGCAAAGGCATGGCTTAATCTTGCAGGATTCGGCGGGCGCGAAAAAGATACGTTCAGCTCGCTCAGTTACGGGGAACAGCGTGCAGTTCTTATACTTAGGGCTGCAGTAAAAAGCCCCAGCGTTCTTATTCTGGATGAACCCTGCCACGGACTTGACGAGGATTACCGCGATAAGATTCTGGGACTTCTGGAAACTGTCGCCTCTACAGGAACGACAACTCTGCTGCATGTTACACACGACCCGACCGAAGTGCTTGAATGCGAAAAACACATTCTTGAACTTCACCCCGGCGAGTCGCCAATGTATGCAATTTTGGAAAACTAA
- a CDS encoding glycosyl hydrolase family 18 protein: MKVRTICAALVAFLTGAFGFAQKVQDTQYLYAYEQNLSEQEAVSFGEVWGYVMNGREYEFSQQMPVTDLCCFSADINHYGEISSYPDLSKFEGFKGRKHLVVTCESRSLSHLVLEPKFGIAKKIARELAKASVDYDGIQIDFELVPVRDAENFRRFLKLLHSKLPKEKMLSVCVPARLRSVEDDVYSYTMLEPLADRIIVMAYDQHWSTSKSGPVAGMDWGERIAEYSCSVIPKNKIVMGMPFYGRTWVDENFGKAWYNSGVNRILNENGVKQVERKDGVPNFSFTAQVCVTGWFDDAQSLLQRCRLYGGMGIDNVAFWRIGQEDPAIWNYLNVDEKK; this comes from the coding sequence GTGAAAGTCAGGACAATATGTGCGGCGCTTGTCGCTTTTTTAACAGGCGCATTCGGTTTTGCTCAAAAAGTGCAGGATACGCAATACCTTTACGCATACGAGCAGAATCTTTCGGAACAGGAAGCGGTTTCGTTCGGCGAAGTCTGGGGTTACGTAATGAACGGACGCGAATATGAGTTTTCGCAACAGATGCCTGTTACCGACCTTTGCTGCTTTAGTGCCGACATAAATCACTACGGCGAAATTTCGTCTTATCCCGACCTGTCAAAATTCGAAGGCTTTAAGGGAAGAAAGCATCTTGTGGTTACCTGTGAAAGCCGTTCCCTTTCCCACCTGGTTCTGGAACCCAAATTCGGAATTGCCAAAAAAATTGCACGTGAACTTGCAAAGGCCAGCGTTGACTATGACGGAATTCAGATTGACTTTGAACTTGTTCCAGTGCGTGATGCAGAAAACTTCCGCCGGTTTCTTAAACTGCTGCATTCCAAACTTCCAAAAGAAAAAATGCTTTCTGTTTGTGTTCCGGCAAGACTCAGAAGCGTAGAAGACGATGTTTACAGTTACACCATGCTTGAACCACTTGCAGACAGAATTATTGTTATGGCTTACGACCAGCACTGGTCAACGAGCAAAAGCGGTCCCGTAGCCGGAATGGACTGGGGCGAACGTATTGCCGAATATTCCTGCTCGGTTATTCCAAAGAACAAAATTGTTATGGGAATGCCCTTTTACGGCCGCACATGGGTAGATGAAAATTTCGGAAAGGCGTGGTACAATAGCGGCGTCAACAGAATTCTGAATGAAAACGGGGTAAAACAGGTTGAACGCAAAGACGGTGTACCCAACTTTTCGTTTACCGCGCAGGTTTGTGTAACAGGCTGGTTTGACGACGCTCAGTCTCTTTTGCAAAGATGCCGGCTTTACGGCGGAATGGGAATAGACAATGTTGCGTTCTGGAGAATCGGTCAGGAAGATCCAGCTATTTGGAATTACCTTAATGTTGATGAAAAAAAATAA
- a CDS encoding type II toxin-antitoxin system Phd/YefM family antitoxin, with the protein MFVMTYSQARQNLATFLDKAKINGEAIIKRADGSRFKVIPITEEKTESSPFSELAEYSSTINSKLKQIPLQNILQMMKEDEDERTDRILAAASGKTIDDFFDKLKKL; encoded by the coding sequence ATGTTTGTAATGACTTATTCTCAGGCACGACAAAACTTAGCCACTTTTTTAGACAAAGCTAAAATTAATGGTGAAGCAATAATTAAACGTGCTGATGGAAGCAGATTTAAAGTAATCCCTATAACAGAAGAAAAAACAGAATCTTCACCTTTTTCTGAATTGGCTGAATATTCTTCAACAATTAATTCAAAATTAAAACAAATCCCCCTCCAAAATATTCTTCAAATGATGAAAGAAGACGAAGATGAAAGAACAGACAGAATTCTTGCGGCGGCTTCAGGAAAAACTATTGATGATTTTTTTGATAAACTAAAAAAATTGTAA
- a CDS encoding type II toxin-antitoxin system VapC family toxin, producing the protein MSRKQLIIDASCIMAVIRNEPNCNDIIEKTKLYELLSPECIVFEVGNSLSKLLKRNLLEIPEAQKCFKLFKNMPIKLIEVNFDNALMLSGEEKHYAYDMYYLDCAIRHKVPLLTYDLKLIKIATERGVKCL; encoded by the coding sequence ATGAGTAGAAAACAGCTTATTATTGACGCGTCGTGCATTATGGCGGTAATACGAAATGAACCAAACTGTAACGACATTATAGAAAAAACAAAATTATATGAATTACTTTCGCCGGAATGTATAGTTTTTGAAGTCGGCAATTCTTTATCTAAATTGTTAAAACGTAATTTATTGGAAATACCTGAAGCTCAAAAATGTTTTAAATTATTTAAGAATATGCCTATAAAACTTATTGAAGTAAATTTTGACAATGCATTAATGCTTTCAGGTGAAGAAAAACATTATGCTTATGATATGTATTATCTGGATTGTGCAATCAGACATAAAGTTCCTTTGTTGACTTATGATTTAAAATTAATAAAAATTGCAACTGAAAGAGGTGTAAAATGTTTGTAA
- a CDS encoding pyridoxamine kinase, translating into MDKRLLTIQDISCVGQCSLTVALPVISACGIETAVLPSSVLSNHTAFKGWTFNDLTSDMENILAQWKKENITFSAFYTGYITAAQIPVIQKIIKETSREGALKIIDPVMADNGKLYPGFAEDFPQKMAQLCKEADVILPNITEACLLLGIPYPAENYDKAFIEKMCADLHKMGAKNVVVTGVSFEKDKLGVAVYDGHSVEYYFTERLPVQMHGTGDAFASAFAGTYCRGWSLLKAASLAADFVVESIKATLDDKDHWYGVKFEKAIPFLTSRL; encoded by the coding sequence ATGGATAAAAGATTACTTACAATTCAGGACATTTCTTGCGTAGGACAGTGTTCGCTTACTGTTGCGCTTCCGGTTATTTCTGCCTGCGGAATAGAAACTGCAGTTCTTCCGAGTTCGGTGCTTTCAAATCACACGGCATTTAAGGGATGGACTTTTAACGACCTTACATCTGACATGGAAAATATTCTTGCACAGTGGAAAAAAGAAAACATAACCTTCAGCGCATTTTACACCGGTTACATAACGGCCGCACAGATTCCGGTTATACAGAAAATAATTAAAGAAACTTCACGCGAAGGTGCACTTAAAATAATTGACCCTGTAATGGCAGACAACGGAAAGCTTTACCCCGGTTTTGCAGAAGATTTCCCGCAGAAAATGGCACAGCTTTGCAAAGAAGCAGATGTTATTCTCCCGAATATTACAGAAGCGTGCCTTCTTTTGGGAATTCCCTACCCTGCAGAAAATTACGACAAGGCTTTTATTGAAAAAATGTGCGCTGACCTTCACAAAATGGGTGCAAAAAATGTTGTTGTAACAGGCGTAAGTTTTGAAAAAGACAAGCTGGGCGTTGCAGTTTACGACGGGCACTCTGTTGAATATTATTTTACAGAACGCCTGCCGGTTCAGATGCACGGAACAGGAGATGCATTTGCTTCTGCCTTCGCCGGAACTTACTGCCGCGGATGGTCGCTTTTGAAAGCCGCTTCACTTGCAGCGGACTTTGTCGTTGAGTCAATCAAAGCAACCCTTGACGACAAAGACCACTGGTACGGAGTAAAGTTCGAAAAGGCAATTCCGTTCCTTACATCAAGACTTTAA